In Flavobacterium sp. 83, the genomic window GATATTATCGCTCAAGCCTCCGGAAAAACTTGGAACACTTATTTCAATACCAAATTAAGAGACAAAATAGGAATGGATGGTACATGGATTCAATCTGGAAACAATTCTGTTTACGCAAGTACAACGCGAAGTATGGCACGTTTTGGTTTATTAATGTACAATAAAGGAAAATGGGACAATACCATAATTTTGAATGAAAACTACTTTACTGAAGCAACTACAACTTCACAAAATATTAATTTAGGATATGGCTATTTGTGGTGGATAAATGGAAAAGCCAGTTATCATTTACCGCAATCACAACTTACATTACCCGGAAGCATAATCAAGTCCGCACCAAACGATATGTTTATGGCTTTAGGGAAAAATGATCAAAAAATATACGTAATTCCAAGCAAGAACATGGTAGTAATCAGAATGGGTGACGCAGCCGATAATGTAAATTTGGCATTATCTGATTTTGACGATGTTTTATGGCAAAAAATCAATGCCTTATATCAGTAAACTATTTTGTCTTTAATCGTTTCATAAAACCTAAAACAAAGAAAACCAAACCAATTACCAACAAAAAATAATAGAAACCAATACTTTTATCACGCATAAAATTCGCCAATACAAAAGCAATAATACTTACAAAATAAAAATAAATAGGGTTACTATTTTTAAAAGAAGAAAAATTCATAAACGTATTTTATTTAAAAAAGCTGTCAACAAATTCATACTTGTTAAAAACTTGCAAATCTTCGATTCCTTCTCCAACACCTATATATTTTACAGGAATTTTAAATTGGTCAGAGATTCCTATTACCACTCCACCTTTAGCAGTACCGTCCAGTTTAGTAACAGCAAGTGCCGTTACTTCTGTAGCAGCAGTGAACTGTTTAGCCTGTTCAAAAGCATTTTGACCAGTAGAACCATCCAAAACTAATAATACATCGTGTGGCGCTTCGCCAACAACTTTTTGCATTACTCGTTTTACTTTGGTTAATTCATTCATCAAATTAATTTTATTATGCAAACGTCCGGCAGTATCAATAATTACAATATCTGCATTTTGAGCTACCGCTGATTGTAAGGTATCAAAAGCCACTGAAGCAGGATCACTTCCCATATCTTGACGAACAATAGGAACACCTACTCTATCCGCCCATATTTGCAATTGATCAATAGCTGCAGCACGAAAAGTATCAGCAGCACCAAGAACAACTTTGTAACCTTGTTTTTTAAACTGATAAGCTAACTTACCTATTGTGGTAGTTTTACCAACACCATTTACGCCAACCACCATCAAAACGTAAGGCTTAGTTTTAATTGGAATCACAAATTCAGTAGCTTCACCTGCATTTGTTTCAGATAACAGAGCGGCAATTTCTTCTCGCAGAATTCCATTCAGTTCCTCTATTCCTAGATATTTATCTGAAGCAACACGATTTTCTATTCGGGTGATTATTTTCAATGTGGTATTTACACCCACATCTGAGGCAACAAGGATTTCCTCTAAATTATCTAAAACTTCATCATCAACTTTCGACTTTCCGGCAACGGCTTTAGTTAGCTTTGAAAAGAAATTTGTTTTTGACTTTTCAAGACCTTTGTCTAATGTTTCCTTTTTCTCTGAAGAAAATATTCTTTTAAAAAAACTCATCGTATTTGTGGTATAAAAAAATGATGCATGAGCCCTAAAAACCCCATACTTTTTCTAATTGGTAAATATAGAAAATAAAAAAGCTACTTCCGAATGAAAGTAGCTTTTCTATATAATATGCTTGTGAATTATTTCTTTTTCAAGAATTCATCAACTGCTTCTGGAGCCATAATAGATTCTACGAATGTATATGCACCTGTTTTAGGAGATTTTACCATTTTGATGGCTTTTGATAATCTCTTAGAAGATGTTTGTAACGATGCTACGGTTTTCTTTGCCATGATTCAATTGTTATTGTATTTAAATAAAATCTCCAAACGTAATCATTTGAAATTTTTATTAAAATCTCTAATTATTACTTAATTTCTTTGTGAACAGTTACACGTTTCAAGATTGGATTAAATTTTTTAATCTCTAATCTGTCTGGAGTATTTTTTTTGTTCTTTGTTGTTATGTATCTTGAAGTCCCTGCAACACCTGATGTTTTGTGTTCAGTACATTCTAAAATTACCTGGATTCTATTACCTTTCTTTGCCATCTTGCTATTTATTTATTTTGGAAAAGATTATTTAATAAATCCTTCTGACTGCGCTTTTTTCAAAACTGCAGCTATTCCATTTTTGTTAATTGTTTTTATCGTAGATGCTGCTACTCTAAGAGTAATCCATCTATCTTCTTCTGGAAGATAAAAACGCTTTTTTACTAAGTTTACAGAAAATTTTCTCTTAGTTTTATTCATAGCGTGAGAAACGTTATTTCCTACCATCGCTCTTTTACCTGTAAGGTCACAAACTCTTGACATTATACTTATCTTTTATCGTTATTCAAAATCAGGGTGCAAAGAAAAGAAAAATAAACCTATTAAGCAACAAATTTATCGCACATTTTTCAAAATTTCTTTCTGCAACAGCTCTAAACTTTTAATTACTGCCCTATCTATCACTTTTTCACGGGGTTGACCAAAATTAAATTCTTCAACAA contains:
- the rpmB gene encoding 50S ribosomal protein L28, whose amino-acid sequence is MSRVCDLTGKRAMVGNNVSHAMNKTKRKFSVNLVKKRFYLPEEDRWITLRVAASTIKTINKNGIAAVLKKAQSEGFIK
- the rpmG gene encoding 50S ribosomal protein L33 gives rise to the protein MAKKGNRIQVILECTEHKTSGVAGTSRYITTKNKKNTPDRLEIKKFNPILKRVTVHKEIK
- the ftsY gene encoding signal recognition particle-docking protein FtsY produces the protein MSFFKRIFSSEKKETLDKGLEKSKTNFFSKLTKAVAGKSKVDDEVLDNLEEILVASDVGVNTTLKIITRIENRVASDKYLGIEELNGILREEIAALLSETNAGEATEFVIPIKTKPYVLMVVGVNGVGKTTTIGKLAYQFKKQGYKVVLGAADTFRAAAIDQLQIWADRVGVPIVRQDMGSDPASVAFDTLQSAVAQNADIVIIDTAGRLHNKINLMNELTKVKRVMQKVVGEAPHDVLLVLDGSTGQNAFEQAKQFTAATEVTALAVTKLDGTAKGGVVIGISDQFKIPVKYIGVGEGIEDLQVFNKYEFVDSFFK
- a CDS encoding DUF4295 domain-containing protein, translating into MAKKTVASLQTSSKRLSKAIKMVKSPKTGAYTFVESIMAPEAVDEFLKKK